The sequence below is a genomic window from Opitutia bacterium.
TGTCTTGATCGGCGGCAACTCCGTCGTCGAACGCGCCAGCGCGCGCTGCACCGGCCCACGCAACGCCTCGAGTTCCTCCGCCGAGAATTCCGACGATTCCCAACCGAGCTGCCGATCGACCACCTCGCGCGCCGACAGCTGCAGCGTGCCAAGGGCGTTGATGTCCGCCTCGACCGCCCCACCCGCCCGTAAGTTCGCGAGGAAGACGCGCAACCACGTGTTGCCCGACTTCGGATAACTCGCCAGCCACGTGATTCCGCTCATGAAGCGAGGTCCTCCACCACGCGCGCGACGAGATCGCGCGGATCACCGCCGTCCGGCACCACGAGGCGCCGCACCCGCGCGGACTTAGCCAACGCGGCAGCCTGAGCCAGCACCTGCCGCTCGAGGCCCAGCCCGCGCACGAACGCCGGCCGATACACGCCATCGACCAACGCCGCGATTGCCTCCGGCCCCGCAAGACGAGCCGGCGCCCGCGCTGCGCCGCGATCGAGCACGTAGATCGCCGCCAACGGCACCGCCGACGTCGGCGCGTGCGCCGAGCAATCGAGCACGCCACGCGCCTCGCCGTTCGTCGCCGGCCACCGCTGCACGCGCGGCAAACCCGGCGCGACCATCGCGCGGCCGGCGTCGACGCGCAGCACCGTGAGATCGTCCGCCAGCACACCGAAGCCTCGCGCGTGACTCGCCGCTGCGATCTCCGATTTGCCCGCGCTCGCTCCACCAAGAAAAACCACGGCGCCCTCGCGCATTGCCACCGCGCTCGCATGCAACGGCAGCAATCCCGCCAGCAACGATCGCGCCGCCCACGGCGCCGAGAGCAGCAGCGCCACGAATTTCTCCGCGCTCGCCCCCGCGTCCGCCTCGATCGCGATCGCGTTGCCTCCGCGCACGTGAAACCGCGCCACGCCCTCGCGCCAGATGAGAAACTCGCCGGGCGCCGCCTGAAAACACGCACCCTCCATCTTCGCCTCCGCCAACTGCTCCGGCACCTTTTCCCAATGCAGTGTGACGTCGACCGGCTCCGCCATGTCGTCCACACGCGGCAATCCCGGCAGTTCGCGCCGTGACGCGATCGTCTGGCCGTAGATGCGGTAGCGCCGAACCACGCCGCCCACTGCGCTCGTTTCCGCGAGAATGGACTTGTTGGCGTCTGCGCTTGGGTGGAGCATCCGGCGTCCACGAGAAACGATGCCCGCGCCCAACGCAAAGCTACTTACGCCGACCGAAGCGAGCGACGTCGCCTTTTGGCGCGGCCTGTGTCCCGCCCTCTCCGTGGAAACCGCGACGCCGCCACCGAGCGTGGCCATCGATCGCGCCGAACTCGACCGCTGCGTCGAGCTGCTCCGCGTCGAAGGCTACATCAATCTTCCCGGTATTCTGCCCGACGCCGAACTCGCGCCGCTGCGCGACGCGCTGGCCGCGCTGCACGCCCGCAACATCCCCGTCGCGTTCATTTTCGTCTACGACGAGGCGTGGCGAGTTTTTCAGCGCTTGCAGCCGTTTCTCGCCCACGTGCTCGGCGCCGATTATCGCGTGCGGGCGGATTTCTGGGCGTGGTTCGTGCCGCCGTCCAACGACGCCGCCGGCTGGGTGCCGCACCGCGACTACACCGGCGTCTCCTGCAACGCCGACGGCTCCCCTCGCCGCCTGACGGTCTGGCTGCCGCTGACCGACACCACGCCGCTCAACGGCTGCATGTATCTTTTGCCGGCGCACCTCGATCCCGGCATGCGGCCGGGCGACGCTCCGGTGGTGCCGTCCGACCATCGCTTCGAAATCCCCGGCGATGCGCTGCAAAACATCCGCGCCCTGCCCGCCACCGCCGGCAGCCTGCTCGCGTGGAACCAGTCCGTGCTGCACTGGGGCAGCCGCGCGAGCGACCGCGGCGGCAATCCGCGCTGCAGTGTCGCGGCGCAATTCATCCGCGCCGACGCCGTGGCGGCAGGCTCGCCGGTCTTCGCACCGGAAACCGTGCCGCCGTTCGCGGAGCGCCTCGGCCTGATCGGCCACCTGATCTGCACCTTCTCCGGCTTCCTCACTTTCCCGCCGGAAATCCGCATGCTCGGACACGTGCTCGATTGGAAATTCCGCCAAAATGCCGGCGGCGCCAAGCAGGCCGCGCCTCCGGCCTGACGCCGCTCACTCCAGCACCAGCTGGCAAAGCTCGTCCAACGCGAAGCCGTCCACCGGGCGCGACAGACGCACGACATCGACCGCCTGCGCGAGTGCGATGCTCACGGTCGCCAGCCGCACCGGATCGGTCACGATCTTCGCCATGCGCCGCCGGAAGAAACTCCGCTGCAATGCGCTCACGCGCTCGTGGCCGGTCAGCGGGGTCCGGCGTGGGAGGCGCAGGGTCTCGTCGCGCTCGAGGAAACAGATGCGCGCGATCGGCACTGGCCGCGTCGCCACGGCACCACCGTAGTTCAACCGAAACTTGTCGTCGGACGCATCGAAGACGCGCGTCGCGTCCAGTTCGTCGCCCAGCTCATCATGCGAGTCTTCCCGCAAGCGCATCGCCGGAAAACTCGCCGTCGCGAAGAACTCGCCGTTTGCGCCCGCAGTCACGACCGTGATGTCGTCCGAGATGAATTCGCAGCCGCGAGCCAGCAGCGCCGACGCCGTGGTCGATTTCCCCGCGCCCGATGGCCCCATGACAAGGTAGGCGCGTCCTTGCCAGCTCACCGCGCTCGCGTGCAGACAAAGTCCGCCGCGCTGATAGAGCAACGCCGACGACACCGTTCCAGCCAGCGCGTTCGTAAGCCAAGCCGGATTCGCGTCGGGCGCCGGCTCGACGACGATGCGTTCTCCCGCTTCCACGATGACCCGCATCACGCCCGGAAAATTAAACCATCCTCTGCCCACACCGCCGCGAAAAACTCCGTGCCACAGGTCCTCGCCCGCGGGTGGCTCCGCCGGCACGATCCCGCGCACGATACGCGCATCCCAGGGCGCCGAGCCTGGCCCCCAGAATGGAACTTCAAAGTCCGAGAGGACGTTGAGGCCGAAAGCCCGATAGTGATACGGCGATTCCATGAACAGCGCGAATTGTTCCGACCTGCACTGGCAACGCCACCGCAAATTTCCGCCGCGCCGCTTGGTGCCGCCGCTCAACTCACGCAGAAGATCAAGTAGGCCGGACCGAGATAAATCCAGTAGTGGATCCGCATCAGCACCGCCGTTCCGACGTGGAACGCCACGCCCGCCGGCACGAAAACCCACGCCAGCACGGGAAACGGAATCACCAGCCAGAACAGCAGCTCGAACAGCAGCACGAACGTCGCCGCCGCGCGACACATCACCGGCCGCCGCGCCAGCCACTCGGCCAAGCGATTGCCGTCGCGCAGCCGATAACGCAGCAGCGCCATGCGAAACGTCGTGCCGCGCATCCATTCCGCGCCGCCGCGACTGAGCTTCACCAAGGCCGACGAAAAATAGATCTGCGCCAGCAGCAGCTTGATCATCAGTGGACAGAGCCACGCCCGCGCGTCGGCGGCTCCGGCGGGCAACAACGCCGCCGCGCCGAGCAACGCCAGGATCACGGGCACGGTATTCGGCTTCCGTCGCACCGCCGGCAACTCGATCACCTGTGCAAAATACACCAACGCCGCGACCCCGGCCGCGACGAGCGCCGGCACCACCGCCACGCCGGAGGCCGCCAGCGCCAGGCACGTCACAAAGACCCCCGCAACGCTAGCAAAACTCCCGGCGCCGAGTCGCGGCATCGGCATCCAACTGAGCAAGCGCGGCAGCTCCCGTCGCTCACCCCGCTCCCGCACCCAACGCCAGTGCGCCGGAAACTGCACCGCGACGGCGAAGGCGATTGAGCCCGCGTAAACCGCCCGGAAAAAATCGAGGTTCGCCGTCGCGTTCATGCGCCCACCGCGCGCCCAACCGGCGCTGATTCATGCACAATCTTCTCCCCCACGACGACCTTGTCGCCGGGGAGCGTGCGCGCGACACGCATCACGATCGCCACCTTCTCCGCCCCGGCGAGCGCCGGTTCGAGCCGGCACGCCTCGCGCCAGCCGCGGAACATCAGCTCATCCAGCAACTCCGCGGACGGTTGCCCCGCGCTCGCCCACAGCCGCTCGCACTCGCGGTGGAATGGATCGACCAACGCATCCGCGACTCCGCTCGCGCCCACCACACGTCCATCGGGTAGCCGCACTTGCAGCCGGAAAAACCGCACCGACCCCGCATCGAGTTTCTCCGCGAACATCGGATAATGCGAAAACGGCCAAAGATCGCGCCGCGCCACGGTTGCCCACACCAGCAGCATGCCCACGGCTGCACCGACGAAATGCAGCACGCTCAACGCGCCTGAATCCACTGCGGCCACGAAAAACGGGGAAAGCACGGAGCCAGACTGACGCTCCGTCCGCGTCAGGCGATAGCGGAATCGCCTGCACACCCGCATCGCCGCTCGCGTTGCCCGGCGGCAATGGGATTGAAGCGCGGCCGAAGACCCCATGGACTGAGCGCCTCCGGTCCATGCCCGTCCGTCGTCTGCGCCGTGGGCCGCGCCACCTTCCCATGTCGTCGAACTTCCCGGAAATGCTCTGGCTCCGCGCTGCGGCCCGCGCGTGCTTACCGCCCGAGATCTCGGCGACGGATACGTCGGAACCGGGAATCGTCGCGCCAGACTGGACTCGATTGCTCTGGCTCGCCCGCGTCCACCGCGGGCTGCTCTTCCTCGCCCACGGACTCGCCGGCGGACAATTGCGCCTCGCCTGTCCCGCCGAGATTCGCACCTCGCTCGACGAACTTCGCGCGGTCGCTCATCTGCAAGCTCTCGCCCGCGCCAGCGAAATCGCCCACCTCGGCGACGTGCTGCAGCAACACGGCGTCGCGTGGGCCGTGGCCGATGACTGGATGTTCACTCAATGCTTCGCCCCGGACCGGCCGCTCGCGGAAACCACGGAGGCGATTCAACTGCTCGTCCGGGAAGGCGACTTGCCGCAAGCGCGCGCCGCGCTCGCCATCGCCGGACACCGCGAGGTGAATCGGAGCTTCGAAGTGGCGGCGCTCGGCCACACGCCGGTGAAACTGGTTGCGACGGCGGCAGCACCGCAGTCCGTGCGCGGTCCCTCGATCGCCGGCCGCGTGCTGCCCCGGCTGCCCGATGAGGAATGGTTGCACTTTCTTGCGCACGATCACTCGCCGCCCCTGCGTTTCGATCTGCTCCGCGCCTGGCAAACGGTCTATCTCGCTCATGCGGTCGTGGGGTCCGCCACGGCCGCGCCGGCGGTCGCGGGAGCACTGAACCACAGCCGTCGCATCCTCGGATTGCCCGCGCCAACGGAAACCTCGGCTCCGCTCCCCGCCGGAGCGGGCGGCGCGTTGCCTATCCCCCCGTTCGTGCCGACGCCGGAAATCGTGGTGGAGCGCATGCTGGCTCTCGCCGAAACCACCGCCGCCGACACGGTGATGGATCTCGGCTCGGGCGACGGGCGCGTCGTGCTCGCGGCGGCGCGGGACTTTGGCGCCTGCGCGTGCGGCATTGACCGCGATCCGGCGCTGATCGCCCGCGCGCAAGAGCAAGCGGAGCAAGCCGGGCTCGGCGCGCGAGCGCGCTTTCTCTGCGCCGATCTCTTTGCCGCCGACGTCAACGGCGCGAGCGTGATCTGCCTGTATTTGCTGCCGGCACTTTATGCACCGGTGCGCGAGCGGCTGTTGCGGCACGCGCGACCGGGCACGCGCGTCGTGTCGCACGATTATTTCTTCCCGGATTGGCCGCCGGAAAAAACCGCATTGGTGCGCACATCACCCGCGCGGATGGCCCAGATTTATCTCTGGCGCATCCCCTGAGTTTTGGCTGGATGGAGCGAGATGCTGATCTCCGTCGCAATCACTCCCGCCGAACAAACCGCTCGCGCGCTCTCCGCGGAAAATCTGGCGGAAGCTTCGCGCGCGCTGCGAACGCACGGCTGCGTCATGCTGCGCGACGTCCTTGCTCCGGAGCACATCGCGGCGATGCGCGAGGAGGTGTTGGCCCGCAACCCGCCACTCCAACGCGCTGAACGGCCTGAAATCTCCGGGCGAGTCGGTAACCGGCGCTTCATGGCGGCGCTCGAACTCTCCGGACCGTTCGGCTCGCCGGACTTCTTCGCCAATCCGTTCGCGCTCCCGGTGCTGCGCGCCGTCGTGGGACCGGAAATGATCATCGGCGCGTTCGGCGCGGTGACCTCGTTGCCCGGGGCGCAGGATCAGCATGTCCATTTCGACGGTCCGCCGCTGTTCAACAAAGCCATCAATCGTCTCGCCCCGGCCCACGCGGTGAACTTCTTCGTGCCGCTGGTCGAGTTCAACGCCTCCACCGGCACCACGCGGCTGTTTCCGGGCACGCACCTCGATGTGGATCGCGATGTCACCAGCGCGCCCTTCGTGGATCCGATTATTCCCGTCGGTTCGTGCCTGCTGATGGACTATCGGCTCAAGCACCAGGGGCTCGCGAATCGCTCCGAGCTGGTCCGCCCGCTCCTCTACACCGTGTTTCAACAACCGTGGTTCAAGGACTACAAGAATCACGGCCGCGTGCCCTTCCTGCGACTCTCCGACGCCGACTACGCGCGCATGGCGGAGGAGCATCGCGCCCTGTTCTCGTGGACGGAACACTATCGTAACGGTCTCTACTGAGGCGCGCCGCGCACCGCCGACGCACCGGACGGCGGACGGAGATTTCAGGTGACTCGCCCGACCGCGAACGCACACTCGGCCCATCGTCGTCCGTTGCCCTGTGTCCGACTCCGCCCCGCACCCTCGCTCCTTTGAACTGTTCCGCGCATTCTGGCAGTCGTTCGCGGGCTACGCGCGCGGACGTCTGTGGGGCGCGCTGGCGCTGATCGTGCTCATCGGCGGCGGTGAGGCCGCGGGTCTGTTGCTGCTTCTGCCGCTGCTGCACAGTGTCGGCTTGGGCGAAATCCAACCGCTGAGCGGCTGGGCCGCCGTGCCGCTGCATGCGCTCGACTGGCTCGGCCTGCCGCGGACGTTGGCGGTATTGATTGCGGTTTTCGTGGCGCTCAAGGTCGCCCAAGCGCTGCTGCGCGCCTACTCGGGCTTCGTCGGGCTCAACATCCAGACCGGCTACACGGACTACTTGCGCAACCGCCTCTACCGCGCGCTGGTGCAGGCGAACTGGCTGTTCGTCGCCCGCCAACGCAGTTCGGACATCAGCCACGCGCTGGTGCACGAAATTCCGTCCGCCGGCGGGGCCGGCCAGCAAATGCTGAATCTGCTGGGCAACGGCTTGATGGCCCTCGCGCAAATCGGCGTGGCGTTCGCGCTCTCCCCTTCGATGACCGCGATGGCGCTCGCCTCGGGTGCCGTCTTCGCGCTCGGACTGCGCCGCCTGCGCCGGGCGGCCTTTGAACAAGGCAAGCTCGGCTTCGGCGCCCGCGCCGAACTGACGCACACGGTCAACGAACACCTCGCCGGCATCAAAATCGCCAAGAGCCAGGGGCGCGAGGAGCTGCATCTCCGGAAATTCCAGCAAGCGACCGCGGCCATCGTGGCGCATACGCTGCGCCTCTACCGCTTCAACGCATTCACGCGCATCTGGCTCGAACTCGGCGCCGTGGTCGCGATCGGCGCGTTCGTTTGGTTCGCCGTCACGATCGGCCAAGTCGAACCGGCGCGGCTGATCGTGCTGGCGTTCGCATTCTCGCGGCTCCTCGCCTACGCCAACTCGCTGCAGGACACGTGGCACCAGCTCACGTTGTCATTGGCCCCTTTCGCCATCACCGAGCGGCTCCGCTCGGATTTGGAAACCGCCGCCGAGCCGCCGCCTCCCGCGGTGACCGAGCGCCTCGCGCTGCAGCACGAGCTGCGCATCGAAAACCTGTCGTTCTCCTATGCGCCCTCCGCCGGCGACGCGAAGGTCGCGCTGCACGACATCAATCTCGTCATGCCCGCGCGCCGCGTCACGGCGCTCTGCGGACCTTCCGGCGCTGGAAAAAGCACGCTCGCCGATCTCGCACTCGGCCTGCTCGTGCCGACGCGGGGCCGAATCCTGATCGACGGACATTCCCTCGCCGGCCCGCGCCTTCACGACTGGCGGCAATCGATCGCCTACGTGCCGCAGGAGACGTTCCTGTTTCACGACACGGTCCGGCAAAATCTCCTTTGGGCGCAGCCCTCGGCGTCGGAGGCGGATCTGCGCGCGGCCCTGTGCGCCGCCGCCGCGGAAGAATTCGTGCAGCGGCTCCCGCAGGGGCTCGACACCCTCGTCGGCGACCGCGGCCTGCGCTTGTCCGGCGGCGAGCGCCAGCGCATCGCGCTCGCCCGCGCGCTCCTGCGCCGGCCGACGTTGCTCGTGCTCGACGAAGCCACCAGCGCACTCGACACCCACAACGAGCGCCTCGTGCAGGACGCGATCGAGAAACTCGCCGGCGAGCTCACGCTCCTCCTGATCGCCCACCGCCTTTCCACGGTGCGGATGGCCGACAACATCGTCGTGCTCGACCGCGGATCGATCGTCGAGACGGGTTCCTGGGAGGCCTTGAGCCAGCGCGACGGTGGAGCATTCCGCCAGTTGATCGCCGCCGATAAAGGCTGAGTTCCGCGCAAGAAAAAGGCCCCGAGGAAATCGGGGCCTAAATTGGCGGGATGGACGGGACTCGAACCCGCGGCCTTCTGCGTGACAGGCAGACGCTCTAACCAGCTGAGCTACCACCCCGTGAGGGACGAAAGAGGCCGAAAAGTAGAATCGGCCCCACCCTAGTCAAGCGCCGTTTGGAGTTTCTTCGGCAGAAAATTCAAGGAGCGCCGCCAAGGCCGCCTGACGATCGGTTTCAATCTGCTTCCGCAGCTCGTCGACCCCGGAAAACTTCTTCTCCGGCCGCAAGAAGCGCAGCCAGCGCACCGTCACGCGGTCGCCATAAGTCAGCGACGTCGGAGCCAACACATGCACTTCCAAACGCGGGGCCGTCGCGCCGGCTTCCACCGTCGGTCTCAGGCCGTAGTTCGCCACCCCGGGTTGCATCCTCCCATCCGCGCCGCAGACGGTGACGAGATAGACGCCATAGCGCGGGGCGAGGCCGGGTTGCCACGCGAGGTTCAGCGTCGGAAAGCCCAAGGTGCGGCCGAGTCGCTTGCCCTCCGTGACGATGCCGTCGGCGAAGTAGGAGTAACCGAGCAACGCGTTCGCCTCCTCGATCTCGCCACTGGCGATCAGCTCTCGGATGCGACTGCTGCTGATCGGGGCGCCGTTGTGGTTGAGGCGCGGCGCGCTGTAGACGGCGAAGCCCGCCTCACGCGCCGCGGCGATCAACGTCGCCGTGTCGCCTTCGCGGCCGCGGCCGAAGCGGAAGTTCTCGCCGACGTAAACAGCCTCGAGCCCCGGAAAAGCGCGTTTGAGCAAGGTCACGAAACCGCTCGCCGTGGTCGCCGCGAACTCGAGCGAGAACGGATGTTCGACCAGGAAATCCAAGCCGAGTCGGCCGAGCTGCGCGCGCTTGATCTCGGGCGCGAGGATCAGCGGCGTGGGCTTCTCGGGGCGCAGGACTGCGCTCGGGTGCGGCCAGAAGGTGAGCACGCCCGCGAGTCCGCGGCTGCGATGAGCGGAGTGCACGGCGACTTCGATCACCGATTGGTGCCCGAGGTGCACGCCGTCGAACATGCCGATGGCGAGATGAACCGGCCCGGCGGGCAGCGTCACCCGCTCGAGCGAGTCGAACTGCCGCGGCGCGTTCACGTGTAGGCGATGCGCGGCGCGGCCTCGTGGATCGGAATGAGGCGCTTCTCGAGTTCGGCCATCTCCATCGTCTCGATCTCCGCCAGCGGCGTGCACTGCGCGATCGTGAACTTGCCGCTGCCCGTGCGGCGCAAGCCGGAGAGGTGCGCGCCGCAGCCGATCTTCTCGCCGAGATCGCCCGCGATCACGCGGACGTAGGTGCCTTTCGTGCAAGCGAGGCGGAAGGCGATCTTGGGCGAGGTGAAACCGAGCAGGTCGAACGCCGCGACGCGGATGAAACGCGGCTCGCGCTCCACTTCCTCGCCTTCGCGCGCCTTCTTGTAGAGCGGCACGCCGCCGATCTTCACGGCGGAGAACATCGGGGGCGTCTGGTATTGGTCGCCAAGAAAACCCTTCATCGCCTCCAGCACCTGCTCCTCAGTGAGCGGCGGCACGGGGCGCGTCTCCATCACTTCGCCCTCGGCGTCGAGCGTGTTGGTTTTGGCGCCGAGCGTGATCTCGCCCTCGTAAACCTTGTCCTCGCTAATGAGGTATTGGGAAATCTTCGTGGCCTTGCCGACCAGCATGACAAGCAGGCCGGTCGCGAGCGGGTCGAGCGTGCCGGCGTGGCCGATGCGCTGGATCTGGAATTTCCGGCGGAGGCGGTAGACGACGTCGTGGGACGTCATGCCGGTGGGCTTGTCGACGAGCAGCACGCCCTCGACTTCTTTGGGAGGACGGATGCTCATTTCTTGAGGGCGTCGACTTCCTGCAGGCGCTGCGCGAACGCAGCGACGAGTTTCGGATAGAACGAGGAAAGCGTGTCGGGGAAATTCAGGCCGGCCGCGCTGGCGTGGCCGCCGCCGTTGAATTTCGCCGCAATGGAATCCATGCGGTAGATTGCGTCCTGCGCGCGCAGGCTGGCTTTCATGACGCCCGGACGCTCTTCGATCAACGCGCCGATGGCGACTCCGTCGAGCGAGCGCGCGTAGTCCACGAGACCTTCGGTGTCTTCGACGCTGGCGCCGGTCTGCTCGAAAATGCCTTGCGGCAACACGCCGATGCACACGCGGCCGCCGCACTCGAGTTTCAGCGAACCGATGAAGTGTTGGAGGAGCTTCAGCTTCCCGAGCGACTCGCGCTCATAGAGTTCCTGCCCGGCCTGGGCGGGATTCGCGCCGCGCGCGAGCAGTTCGCCGGCGAGCGTGAACACGCGCTTCGAAGTCGAGGCGAAGCGGAACTGGCCGGTGTCGGTCATGATGCCGGTGTAGAGCGCCTGAGCGGACACGGCGTCGATCGGCACGCCCGCATCGAGGAAGAGGCCCGCGAGCACCTCGGCCGTGGCGG
It includes:
- a CDS encoding phytanoyl-CoA dioxygenase family protein: MPAPNAKLLTPTEASDVAFWRGLCPALSVETATPPPSVAIDRAELDRCVELLRVEGYINLPGILPDAELAPLRDALAALHARNIPVAFIFVYDEAWRVFQRLQPFLAHVLGADYRVRADFWAWFVPPSNDAAGWVPHRDYTGVSCNADGSPRRLTVWLPLTDTTPLNGCMYLLPAHLDPGMRPGDAPVVPSDHRFEIPGDALQNIRALPATAGSLLAWNQSVLHWGSRASDRGGNPRCSVAAQFIRADAVAAGSPVFAPETVPPFAERLGLIGHLICTFSGFLTFPPEIRMLGHVLDWKFRQNAGGAKQAAPPA
- the ribF gene encoding riboflavin biosynthesis protein RibF, which produces MFDGVHLGHQSVIEVAVHSAHRSRGLAGVLTFWPHPSAVLRPEKPTPLILAPEIKRAQLGRLGLDFLVEHPFSLEFAATTASGFVTLLKRAFPGLEAVYVGENFRFGRGREGDTATLIAAAREAGFAVYSAPRLNHNGAPISSSRIRELIASGEIEEANALLGYSYFADGIVTEGKRLGRTLGFPTLNLAWQPGLAPRYGVYLVTVCGADGRMQPGVANYGLRPTVEAGATAPRLEVHVLAPTSLTYGDRVTVRWLRFLRPEKKFSGVDELRKQIETDRQAALAALLEFSAEETPNGA
- the truB gene encoding tRNA pseudouridine(55) synthase TruB; amino-acid sequence: MSIRPPKEVEGVLLVDKPTGMTSHDVVYRLRRKFQIQRIGHAGTLDPLATGLLVMLVGKATKISQYLISEDKVYEGEITLGAKTNTLDAEGEVMETRPVPPLTEEQVLEAMKGFLGDQYQTPPMFSAVKIGGVPLYKKAREGEEVEREPRFIRVAAFDLLGFTSPKIAFRLACTKGTYVRVIAGDLGEKIGCGAHLSGLRRTGSGKFTIAQCTPLAEIETMEMAELEKRLIPIHEAAPRIAYT
- a CDS encoding bifunctional oligoribonuclease/PAP phosphatase NrnA, whose protein sequence is MSHYPEFQASFTAFLASLQGQRVAVIGHQRPDGDCIGSQVALTRALRARGIDAIAINPDPVPRRIKFLLGDTPFFQRDHIEHDGRLAVFTDCADHNRAGDKTRALYAEAFGCFDHHLSNVGFARHNFVDTKSAATAEVLAGLFLDAGVPIDAVSAQALYTGIMTDTGQFRFASTSKRVFTLAGELLARGANPAQAGQELYERESLGKLKLLQHFIGSLKLECGGRVCIGVLPQGIFEQTGASVEDTEGLVDYARSLDGVAIGALIEERPGVMKASLRAQDAIYRMDSIAAKFNGGGHASAAGLNFPDTLSSFYPKLVAAFAQRLQEVDALKK
- a CDS encoding phytanoyl-CoA dioxygenase family protein — its product is MLISVAITPAEQTARALSAENLAEASRALRTHGCVMLRDVLAPEHIAAMREEVLARNPPLQRAERPEISGRVGNRRFMAALELSGPFGSPDFFANPFALPVLRAVVGPEMIIGAFGAVTSLPGAQDQHVHFDGPPLFNKAINRLAPAHAVNFFVPLVEFNASTGTTRLFPGTHLDVDRDVTSAPFVDPIIPVGSCLLMDYRLKHQGLANRSELVRPLLYTVFQQPWFKDYKNHGRVPFLRLSDADYARMAEEHRALFSWTEHYRNGLY
- a CDS encoding ABC transporter ATP-binding protein, whose protein sequence is MSDSAPHPRSFELFRAFWQSFAGYARGRLWGALALIVLIGGGEAAGLLLLLPLLHSVGLGEIQPLSGWAAVPLHALDWLGLPRTLAVLIAVFVALKVAQALLRAYSGFVGLNIQTGYTDYLRNRLYRALVQANWLFVARQRSSDISHALVHEIPSAGGAGQQMLNLLGNGLMALAQIGVAFALSPSMTAMALASGAVFALGLRRLRRAAFEQGKLGFGARAELTHTVNEHLAGIKIAKSQGREELHLRKFQQATAAIVAHTLRLYRFNAFTRIWLELGAVVAIGAFVWFAVTIGQVEPARLIVLAFAFSRLLAYANSLQDTWHQLTLSLAPFAITERLRSDLETAAEPPPPAVTERLALQHELRIENLSFSYAPSAGDAKVALHDINLVMPARRVTALCGPSGAGKSTLADLALGLLVPTRGRILIDGHSLAGPRLHDWRQSIAYVPQETFLFHDTVRQNLLWAQPSASEADLRAALCAAAAEEFVQRLPQGLDTLVGDRGLRLSGGERQRIALARALLRRPTLLVLDEATSALDTHNERLVQDAIEKLAGELTLLLIAHRLSTVRMADNIVVLDRGSIVETGSWEALSQRDGGAFRQLIAADKG
- a CDS encoding methyltransferase domain-containing protein → MSSNFPEMLWLRAAARACLPPEISATDTSEPGIVAPDWTRLLWLARVHRGLLFLAHGLAGGQLRLACPAEIRTSLDELRAVAHLQALARASEIAHLGDVLQQHGVAWAVADDWMFTQCFAPDRPLAETTEAIQLLVREGDLPQARAALAIAGHREVNRSFEVAALGHTPVKLVATAAAPQSVRGPSIAGRVLPRLPDEEWLHFLAHDHSPPLRFDLLRAWQTVYLAHAVVGSATAAPAVAGALNHSRRILGLPAPTETSAPLPAGAGGALPIPPFVPTPEIVVERMLALAETTAADTVMDLGSGDGRVVLAAARDFGACACGIDRDPALIARAQEQAEQAGLGARARFLCADLFAADVNGASVICLYLLPALYAPVRERLLRHARPGTRVVSHDYFFPDWPPEKTALVRTSPARMAQIYLWRIP